One stretch of Schlesneria sp. DSM 10557 DNA includes these proteins:
- the coaE gene encoding dephospho-CoA kinase (Dephospho-CoA kinase (CoaE) performs the final step in coenzyme A biosynthesis.) — MNDPNAAKPRDEARTVPAGRPGVFRHGIPVVGIIGGIGSGKSSVAKWVAAHAPVRVIDADALGHEALLEPHVVEALREKFGSEILGADGRISRPALAKKVFGSTPDHLNARHELERVVHPEIRRKAVAEFGRAAASGMAAVLLDAAILLEAGWNQECDLVVYVHTPDEIRLQRVRDNRGWTADELHRREASQWSLDRKQRGADFTVLNDSDLDHAGRQLLAELCQRGYIN, encoded by the coding sequence ATGAACGATCCAAACGCAGCAAAGCCTCGCGATGAAGCACGAACTGTCCCTGCTGGGCGACCCGGGGTGTTTCGGCATGGTATTCCCGTCGTCGGCATTATCGGAGGCATCGGATCGGGCAAGAGTTCAGTGGCAAAATGGGTCGCTGCGCATGCCCCCGTTCGCGTGATTGATGCAGATGCCTTGGGGCATGAAGCTCTACTGGAACCACACGTTGTCGAAGCACTGCGTGAGAAGTTTGGTTCCGAGATTCTCGGCGCAGACGGAAGAATTTCGCGGCCGGCACTGGCGAAGAAGGTGTTCGGTTCGACCCCGGACCACCTGAATGCCCGGCACGAGCTTGAACGAGTCGTTCATCCGGAAATCAGAAGAAAGGCCGTCGCGGAATTCGGGCGGGCGGCTGCATCGGGCATGGCTGCTGTCCTGCTGGATGCCGCGATCCTGCTGGAGGCGGGCTGGAATCAGGAATGCGACCTGGTGGTCTACGTGCATACCCCCGATGAGATCCGTCTGCAGCGAGTGCGGGACAACCGCGGGTGGACGGCTGACGAACTGCATCGGCGTGAGGCGAGTCAGTGGAGCCTGGATCGCAAGCAAAGGGGGGCCGATTTTACCGTCCTCAATGACAGTGACCTCGATCATGCCGGGCGTCAATTACTCGCGGAACTCTGCCAGCGCGGTTATATCAACTGA
- a CDS encoding uridylate kinase has translation MTVILKLGGSLLTLPGLAERLLAVLSQRPGDRCLILIGGGATTDVVRNWSKTHHLTQEVAHWLAISSLDLNRKLLEALLPWTTVASRAAADQHWKQGADPLLLDFHQFVREEEPISGLPLPHHWDVTSDSLAAWTARLWPAEELILLKSAGIPDGVTLQAAARDELVDSYFPHFASGIEQISWCNLRASELKIQPWRILD, from the coding sequence ATGACAGTCATCTTGAAACTGGGGGGGAGTCTGCTGACGCTTCCGGGACTTGCCGAACGCCTGCTGGCAGTCCTGAGCCAGCGACCCGGCGATCGCTGTCTGATTCTGATTGGGGGGGGAGCGACGACGGACGTCGTGCGGAACTGGAGCAAGACTCATCATCTGACTCAGGAAGTCGCTCATTGGCTGGCAATTTCCAGTCTCGACCTCAATCGCAAACTATTGGAGGCACTCCTGCCGTGGACGACCGTTGCTTCGCGCGCTGCTGCCGATCAACACTGGAAGCAGGGAGCTGATCCTCTACTTTTGGACTTCCACCAGTTTGTGCGTGAGGAAGAGCCGATTTCGGGCTTACCCCTCCCCCATCACTGGGACGTGACGAGTGATTCTCTGGCAGCCTGGACCGCGCGACTCTGGCCTGCAGAAGAACTGATTCTTCTCAAGTCGGCCGGGATTCCAGACGGTGTGACGCTGCAGGCTGCTGCCCGAGACGAGCTGGTTGACTCGTATTTTCCCCACTTTGCCAGCGGCATCGAGCAGATCTCGTGGTGTAATCTGCGCGCCAGCGAGCTGAAAATTCAGCCTTGGCGGATTCTGGACTGA
- the recA gene encoding recombinase RecA — MAKAKSAKSYHDSDPSESDEQKMLGNALGQIEKAFGKGSIMKLSDNASMTVSGIGTGSLSLDLALGGMGFPRGRIIEVYGPESSGKTTLALHAVANAQKEGGVAAFIDAEHALDPAWAKRLGVNLEELLVSQPSSGEEALQIAEMLIKSNAVDIIVVDSVAALVPRAELEGEIGDSHVGLQARMMSQAMRKLTGCISKAKTTVIFINQIREKIGVMFGSPETTPGGRALKFYSSCRVDVRKLAVLKDGDNMIGIRMKVKIVKNKVAPPFRVAEFDMLGTRGISLEGDVLDMAAVYNVVDRSGSWYVYGATKLGQGRDKARTYLEEHPEVTAELREKVMAAFYASGQKLAGAGED; from the coding sequence ATGGCCAAGGCTAAATCGGCCAAATCGTATCACGATTCCGACCCTTCTGAGTCCGATGAACAGAAGATGCTCGGAAATGCTTTGGGCCAGATTGAGAAAGCGTTCGGCAAGGGCTCCATCATGAAGCTCTCTGACAACGCGTCGATGACCGTTTCTGGAATTGGAACCGGTTCGTTATCTCTCGATCTCGCCTTGGGGGGAATGGGATTCCCTCGCGGTCGCATTATTGAAGTCTACGGACCGGAATCGAGCGGCAAGACGACTCTCGCACTGCACGCCGTGGCGAATGCTCAGAAAGAAGGTGGTGTTGCGGCGTTTATCGATGCCGAACACGCCCTCGATCCCGCCTGGGCCAAGCGGTTGGGGGTCAATCTGGAAGAACTGCTGGTGAGCCAGCCCTCTTCCGGGGAAGAGGCACTTCAAATTGCTGAAATGCTGATCAAGTCAAATGCGGTGGACATCATCGTCGTCGACTCGGTCGCCGCTCTGGTTCCTCGCGCAGAATTAGAGGGAGAGATCGGTGACTCGCACGTCGGTCTGCAGGCACGCATGATGAGTCAGGCGATGCGAAAGTTGACCGGCTGTATCTCTAAAGCCAAGACGACAGTCATCTTCATCAACCAGATTCGCGAGAAGATCGGCGTCATGTTCGGTTCACCGGAAACGACACCGGGGGGCCGCGCACTGAAATTCTACAGCTCGTGCCGAGTTGATGTCCGCAAGCTGGCAGTGTTGAAGGATGGCGACAACATGATCGGCATCCGCATGAAGGTCAAAATCGTCAAGAATAAGGTGGCTCCTCCATTCCGCGTGGCCGAGTTCGACATGCTGGGGACCCGGGGAATCAGCCTGGAAGGTGATGTCCTCGATATGGCGGCGGTGTATAATGTCGTCGACCGTAGTGGAAGCTGGTATGTCTACGGTGCCACGAAGCTCGGTCAGGGACGTGACAAGGCAAGGACTTACCTGGAAGAGCATCCTGAAGTCACGGCAGAACTGCGGGAAAAAGTCATGGCCGCGTTTTACGCCAGTGGCCAGAAGCTGGCAGGAGCGGGCGAGGACTGA
- a CDS encoding glycerate kinase — protein sequence MTLQQQAEAIWRAGVAAVDSTALVRQAISADRSCFTICGETISLDSLRRLVVVGAGKAGAGMAAGVEDALGSRFLDKLTGWVNVPADCVRSLEKIHLHPARPAGVNEPTEAGVHGCQQILALVHSLTPDDLCLVLISGGGSALLPAPIEGVSLADKLAVTRLLMRSGATIHELNTVRKRLSRVKGGGLLRAAPAGRMIALIISDVPGDPLGIIASGPTVANCDSAQDALAVLERFAGTDSAHSSVPASVWNALRQQIGKPVADEKSTIECHNFVIGNNQTAVKAAAAEARRLGFEVRLLGTDRQGVASEIGVELAELSSTALREASSRSMCFLGGGEPVVKLAETDLPRVGGRNQEVALAAGCHWGNRDLSRLIVLSGGTDGEDGPTDAAGAFFDAKVQQSAQDRGLDPRTFLAINDSYTFFDQVGGLLKTGPTHTNVMDLQMALVAGESR from the coding sequence GTGACTCTGCAGCAACAGGCAGAGGCAATCTGGCGAGCGGGCGTTGCCGCCGTTGATTCTACCGCGCTGGTACGTCAGGCGATTTCCGCCGACCGCTCATGTTTCACGATTTGCGGTGAGACAATTTCCCTTGATTCGCTGCGGCGTCTTGTGGTCGTCGGTGCCGGAAAAGCCGGAGCCGGGATGGCTGCGGGTGTGGAAGACGCATTGGGAAGTCGCTTCCTGGACAAACTCACTGGCTGGGTGAATGTCCCTGCGGATTGCGTTCGTTCCTTGGAAAAGATCCATCTGCATCCGGCACGGCCCGCTGGAGTAAATGAGCCGACCGAGGCGGGTGTCCACGGATGCCAGCAGATTCTGGCACTTGTCCACTCTCTGACGCCGGACGACCTGTGTCTCGTGCTGATCTCTGGTGGAGGTAGCGCTCTGCTCCCTGCTCCGATTGAGGGTGTCAGCCTCGCAGACAAGCTCGCTGTGACGCGGCTGCTGATGCGTTCAGGGGCGACAATTCACGAACTGAATACGGTTCGCAAGCGATTGTCACGCGTCAAAGGGGGGGGCCTGCTGCGCGCGGCTCCGGCAGGACGCATGATCGCCCTGATCATCTCGGACGTGCCGGGTGACCCGCTCGGCATCATTGCCTCAGGACCGACAGTGGCCAATTGTGACTCCGCTCAAGACGCCCTGGCCGTGCTGGAGCGGTTTGCGGGGACTGATTCAGCCCATAGTTCCGTCCCTGCCTCCGTGTGGAATGCCCTGCGCCAGCAGATCGGCAAGCCGGTCGCGGACGAGAAATCGACGATCGAGTGTCACAATTTTGTGATTGGGAACAATCAGACGGCAGTCAAGGCGGCTGCGGCCGAAGCTCGTCGTCTCGGCTTTGAGGTTCGTCTTCTGGGAACGGACCGACAGGGAGTTGCCTCGGAAATTGGGGTGGAACTGGCGGAACTTTCTTCGACCGCACTAAGAGAGGCTTCGTCCCGCAGCATGTGTTTCCTGGGTGGGGGAGAACCCGTCGTGAAGCTCGCCGAAACGGATTTGCCCCGAGTTGGGGGGCGGAATCAGGAAGTGGCTCTGGCGGCGGGATGTCATTGGGGGAATCGGGATCTGAGTCGTCTGATTGTGCTGTCAGGCGGTACCGACGGCGAAGATGGGCCTACTGACGCAGCGGGTGCGTTCTTTGACGCGAAGGTACAACAGTCTGCACAGGACAGGGGGCTTGATCCTCGAACGTTCCTGGCGATTAACGATTCGTATACCTTCTTCGATCAGGTCGGTGGACTGCTCAAGACCGGTCCCACTCACACCAACGTCATGGATCTGCAGATGGCTCTGGTGGCGGGTGAATCACGATGA
- a CDS encoding phosphoribosylformylglycinamidine synthase subunit PurQ encodes MASPRVCVLRAPGTNCDIETAYAFDTCGAQADRVHLFRLIEQPQLLDDYQILCIPGGFSYGDDIGAGVVFSSQLRGHLGESVKRFLSSDKLVLGICNGFQTLLKAGVLPYGAEGWGTSERSDADATLTWNHNGKYTARWVHLKVGQSNNVFLRGIESLDLPIAHAEGRLVPKDPSVVQQWKEKGQIAIQYADWVQGDPSRPVNARWSANPNGAVADIAGLSDPTGRILGLMPHPERFLFATQHPHWTRLKLEGDGAGLKLFQNGVAYFG; translated from the coding sequence ATGGCTTCGCCTCGCGTTTGTGTGCTGCGTGCACCGGGTACAAATTGTGACATTGAAACGGCTTACGCTTTCGACACTTGCGGCGCACAGGCCGACCGAGTGCATCTGTTCCGGCTGATCGAACAACCCCAACTGCTCGATGACTACCAGATTCTGTGTATCCCCGGCGGATTCAGCTATGGCGACGACATCGGTGCCGGTGTGGTCTTTTCAAGCCAGTTGCGAGGCCATCTCGGCGAATCCGTCAAGCGCTTTCTGTCGTCTGACAAGCTGGTTCTGGGAATCTGCAATGGTTTCCAGACGCTGCTGAAAGCTGGCGTACTACCCTACGGGGCCGAGGGATGGGGCACCTCCGAACGGAGCGACGCTGACGCCACGCTTACCTGGAACCACAACGGAAAATACACAGCCCGTTGGGTTCACCTGAAAGTCGGTCAGTCGAACAATGTCTTCCTCCGCGGAATCGAGTCCCTCGATCTTCCCATCGCCCATGCCGAAGGACGACTCGTTCCGAAAGATCCGAGTGTTGTTCAGCAGTGGAAGGAGAAAGGACAAATCGCAATTCAGTACGCGGACTGGGTTCAGGGTGATCCCTCACGCCCTGTCAACGCGCGCTGGAGCGCCAATCCGAATGGTGCTGTCGCTGATATCGCCGGACTCAGTGACCCTACCGGCAGAATTCTGGGACTGATGCCACACCCGGAACGCTTCCTCTTCGCCACCCAGCATCCCCACTGGACACGACTGAAGCTGGAAGGAGACGGCGCGGGTTTGAAATTGTTCCAGAACGGCGTCGCCTACTTCGGCTGA
- a CDS encoding lipid-binding SYLF domain-containing protein gives MRRYLILALIFCSCGLTTGVSRPLMANGPAETMVAAEQVISELMAIPGKQIPQKLLQDAQGIAIIPNVIKIGFIAGARRGHGVVLVRDHDGEWSLPQFLTLTGGSVGWQAGIQGTDVVLVFTTRKGVDGLLQGKFTVGVDASASAGPVGREAAAGTDATLRSEILSYSRSRGLFVGVSLDGSALEIDHDAHAFYYGTPSGTLPKRVPNEANDLRQLMTDLTPPPIVVAPGAPAATPVVPTEEPAPATVSPRLIESLRRSLVRNSDQLQAILSPEWRPYLAIPKELRESGVYPSQDSLSTAIAHFTKISSSPEYRRLTVRPEFQNTFEQLREYAQAVSTTQPLLELPPPPVSTRKPID, from the coding sequence ATGCGACGGTATTTGATTCTTGCGCTCATCTTTTGCTCGTGCGGCCTGACAACAGGTGTTTCCCGGCCCCTGATGGCGAACGGACCGGCCGAAACGATGGTTGCTGCGGAGCAGGTCATCTCGGAACTGATGGCCATTCCCGGGAAACAGATTCCTCAGAAACTGCTTCAGGACGCTCAAGGGATCGCCATTATCCCCAACGTCATCAAGATTGGGTTTATTGCCGGTGCGCGTCGTGGGCACGGCGTGGTTCTGGTGCGCGATCACGATGGTGAATGGAGTCTTCCCCAGTTTCTGACGCTCACGGGCGGGAGTGTCGGCTGGCAGGCAGGGATTCAGGGAACAGACGTCGTTCTGGTGTTCACGACACGTAAGGGAGTCGACGGATTGCTTCAAGGGAAGTTTACCGTGGGGGTCGATGCTTCCGCTTCGGCCGGGCCGGTGGGGCGCGAAGCGGCGGCGGGAACGGATGCGACGCTCAGGTCCGAAATTCTGTCGTACTCGCGCAGCCGGGGACTTTTCGTCGGTGTTTCACTCGACGGATCCGCTCTTGAAATTGATCACGATGCTCATGCCTTCTACTACGGAACGCCATCAGGGACTCTGCCGAAGCGCGTTCCCAACGAAGCAAATGACCTGCGACAGCTCATGACAGATCTGACTCCGCCCCCCATCGTCGTTGCTCCTGGTGCGCCCGCTGCCACTCCTGTCGTTCCCACGGAAGAACCAGCACCAGCGACCGTTTCTCCGAGACTGATCGAAAGCTTGCGACGCTCGCTCGTACGGAACTCGGACCAGCTTCAAGCCATTCTCAGCCCGGAATGGCGTCCTTATCTGGCGATTCCGAAAGAGCTGCGAGAATCGGGCGTGTATCCCTCACAGGATTCACTCTCTACAGCGATTGCGCACTTCACCAAGATCAGTTCTTCGCCCGAGTATCGGCGGTTGACTGTCCGACCGGAATTCCAGAACACGTTCGAGCAACTGCGTGAATACGCACAGGCCGTATCGACGACGCAGCCCCTGCTGGAACTCCCTCCCCCGCCTGTCTCCACCCGCAAGCCGATCGACTGA
- a CDS encoding ribose-phosphate diphosphokinase, producing the protein MYEELCILSGRANPKLASEIASYLSIGLGSVVLDNFPDGEISVRLDTNVRGRDVFLVQPTGPSVNENLMELLVMIDTCKRASAERITAVIPYYGYARQDRKDMGRVPITAKLVANLITKAGADRVLAMDLHAAQIQGFFDCPVDHLYASPILDDYFRSLNLPTENLVIVSPDEGSIKRSLQHVDHLGGSFAIVDKRRANAFETRQENLIGGPIEGKTAIIFDDMITTGGSMVGAVRTVAQFGASKIYVGATHAVFCGEAVKRLREAPIVEIVVSNSLALKPEQMLPNLRVISVAPLLGEAIRRIHRNESVSYLFD; encoded by the coding sequence ATGTATGAAGAACTTTGCATCCTGAGTGGTCGCGCCAATCCGAAGCTCGCGTCCGAGATCGCGTCGTACCTCAGTATTGGACTGGGTTCTGTGGTACTCGATAATTTTCCTGATGGGGAAATTTCGGTCCGTCTGGATACCAATGTCCGAGGTCGTGACGTCTTCCTGGTTCAGCCAACAGGCCCCTCGGTCAATGAGAACCTGATGGAACTGCTGGTGATGATTGATACGTGTAAGCGTGCCAGCGCTGAACGCATCACTGCCGTCATTCCCTACTACGGCTACGCACGTCAGGATCGCAAGGATATGGGACGCGTTCCCATCACTGCCAAGCTGGTTGCCAACCTGATTACCAAAGCCGGTGCGGACCGGGTACTGGCGATGGACCTGCACGCCGCGCAGATTCAGGGTTTTTTCGACTGCCCTGTGGATCACCTGTACGCGTCACCGATTCTGGACGATTACTTCCGGTCACTGAATCTACCCACGGAAAATCTGGTCATCGTCAGCCCTGATGAAGGGAGCATCAAACGGTCGCTCCAGCACGTTGACCATCTGGGGGGAAGTTTTGCCATCGTCGATAAACGTCGTGCGAACGCGTTTGAGACCCGGCAGGAAAACTTGATCGGCGGGCCGATCGAAGGCAAAACGGCCATCATTTTTGATGACATGATCACCACCGGGGGGTCAATGGTCGGTGCTGTCAGGACTGTGGCCCAGTTCGGCGCCAGCAAGATTTATGTCGGGGCGACGCATGCCGTTTTCTGCGGCGAAGCCGTCAAACGGTTACGGGAAGCTCCCATTGTTGAGATCGTGGTCTCAAACAGTCTGGCCCTGAAACCCGAGCAAATGCTCCCCAACCTTCGCGTCATCTCGGTGGCTCCACTTTTGGGTGAAGCCATTCGACGCATTCACAGAAATGAATCGGTCAGTTATCTGTTCGATTGA